In one Drosophila albomicans strain 15112-1751.03 chromosome X, ASM965048v2, whole genome shotgun sequence genomic region, the following are encoded:
- the LOC117568465 gene encoding tyrosine-protein phosphatase 10D isoform X3, which produces MLYTLSKATTRIRLKTTTTNNRWIWSLTFLAAFCAKHALGADLAISIPNNPGLDDGASYRLDYSPPSGSPEPNTTIASRDIGDEIQFSNALPGTKYNFWLYYTNFTHHDWLTWTVTITTAPDPPSNLSVQVRSGKNAIVLWSPPTQGSYTAFKIKVLGLSEASSSYNRTFQVNDNTFQHSVKELTPGATYQVQAYTIYDGKESVAYTSRNFTTKPNTPGKFIVWFRNETTLLVLWQPPYPAGIYTHYKVSIEPPDANDSVLYVEKEGEPPGPAQAAFKGLVPGRAYNISVQTMSEDEISLPTTAQYRTVPLRPLNVTFDKDFITSNSFRVLWEAPKGISEFDKYQVSVATTRRQSTVARSNEPIAYFDFRDIAEPGKTFNVIVKTVSGKVTSWPATGDVTLRPLPVRNLRSFNDDKTNTMIITWEADAASTQDEYRIVYHELETFNGDTSTLTTGRTRFTLESLLPGRNYSLSVQAVSKTMESNETSIFVVTRPSSPIIEDLKSIRQGLNISWKSDVNSKQEQYEVLYSRNGTSEVRTLITKESRLVIKNLQPGAGYELKVFAVSHELRSEPHAYFQAVFPNPPRNMTIETVRSNSVLVHWSPPESGEFTEYSIRYRTDSEQQWVRLPSVRSTEADITDMTKGEKYTIQVNTVSFGVESPNPQEVNTTVPPNPVSNIIQLVDSRNITLEWPKPEGRVESYILKWWPSDNPSRAQTKNVSENKSADDLSTVRVLIGDLMPGLQYKFDIQTTSYGILSGITSLYPRTMPLIQSDVVVANGEKEDERDTITLSYTPTPQSSSKFDIYRFSLGDAEIKDKEKLANDTDRKVTFTGLVPGRLYNITVWTVSGGVASLPIQRQDRLYPEPITQLHATNITDTEISLRWDLPKGEYNDFDIAYLTADNLLAQNMTTRNEITINELRPHRNYTFTVVVRSGTESSVLRSSAPLSASFTTNEAVPGRVERFHPMDVQPSEINFEWSLPSSEANGVIRQFSIAYSNVNNASDAGAQDFDSEESFGVIKNLKPGETYVFKIQAKTAIGYGPEREYKQTMPILAPPRPATQVVPTEVYRSSSTIQIRFRKNYFSDQNGQVRMYTIIVAEDDAKNASGLEMPSWLDVQSYSVWLPYQAIDPYYPFENRSVEDFTIGTENCDNHKLGYCNGPLKSGTTYRVKVRAFTGPDKFTDTAYSFPIQTDQDNTSLIVAITVPLTIILVLLVTLMFYKRRRNNCRKTTKDSRANDNLSLPDSVIEQNRPILIKNFAEHYRLMSADSDFRFSEEFEELKHVGRDQPCTFADLPCNRPKNRFTNILPYDHSRFKLQPVDDDEGSDYINANYVPGHNSPREFIVTQGPLHSTRDDFWRMCWESNSRAIVMLTRCFEKGREKCDQYWPNDTVPVFYGDIKVQILNDSHYADWVMTEFMLCRGSEQRILRHFHFITWPDFGVPNPPQTLVRFVRAFRDRIGAEQRPILVHCSAGVGRSGTFITLDRILQQINTSDYVDIFGIVYAMRKERVWMVQTEQQYICIHQCLLAVLEGKENIVGPARVMEDNEGFEDDEGIAESGM; this is translated from the exons CACGCCCTTGGCGCAGATCTAGCCATTAGCATACCGAACAATCCGGGCCTAGACGATGGCGCCTCCTATAGACTGGACTATAGCCCGCCCTCGGGCTCACCGGAGCCAAACACAACAATTGCCTCGCGGGACATTGGTGACGAGATCCAATTCTCCAACGCCTTGCCCGGCACCAAATACAACTTCTGGCTGTACTACACCAATTTCACGCATCACGATTGGCTCACCTGGACGGTAACCATAACAACAG CACCCGATCCGCCATCGAATCTGTCGGTGCAGGTGCGCAGCGGCAAAAATGCAATCGTATTGTGGTCACCGCCCACACAGGGCAGCTATACGGCCTTCAAAATCAAGGTGCTTGGCCTCTCGGAGGCATCGAGCAGCTACAATCGCACCTTCCAAGTCAACGATAATACATTCCAGCACAGTGTCAAGGAGCTGACACCGGGCGCTACCTATCAAGTGCAGGCCTATACCATCTACGATGGCAAAGAGTCTGTCGCCTATACGAGTCGAAACTTTACCACAA AACCCAACACACCTGGCAAATTCATTGTGTGGTTCAGGAACGAGACAACGCTGCTGGTGCTGTGGCAACCGCCTTATCCAGCGGGCATCTACACGCACTACAAGGTCTCGATTGAGCCGCCCGATGCCAACGACAGTGTGCTGTATGTGGAGAAGGAGGGCGAACCTCCCGGTCCGGCGCAGGCGGCCTTCAAGGGTCTTGTGCCCGGTCGGGCGTACAATATATCGGTGCAAACGATGTCTGAGGATGAGATTTCACTGCCAACAACGGCGCAATATCGCACGGTGCCGTTGCGACCGTTAAATGTGACATTCGATAAAGATTTCATCACATCCAATTCGTTTCGGGTGCTGTGGGAGGCGCCCAAAGGCATCTCCGAGTTTGACAAGTATCAAGTGTCGGTGGCCACAACGCGACGACAGTCGACAGTGGCCCGTAGCAATGAACCGATTGCCTACTTTGATTTCCGTGACATTGCCGAGCCGGGCAAGACGTTCAATGTGATTGTAAAGACAGTCTCCGGCAAAGTAACTTCGTGGCCCGCCACGGGCGATGTGACATTGCGACCGCTGCCGGTGCGCAATTTGCGTAGCTTCAACGATGACAAGACCAACACAATGATCATCACCTGGGAGGCAGATGCGGCAAGCACGCAGGATGAGTATCGCATTGT CTACCACGAGCTGGAGACGTTTAATGGCGACACCAGCACTCTGACCACAGGTCGGACTCGTTTCACTCTCGAGAGTCTGCTGCCAGGCAGAAATTACTCGCTTTCCGTACAGGCTGTCTCCAAGACAATGGAATCGAACGAGACGAGCATTTTTGTGGTCACGCGTCCCTCATCGCCGATCATTGAGGATCTGAAGAGCATACGTCAGGGCCTCAACATAAGCTGGAAGAGCGATGTCAACTCCAAGCAGGAACAATACGAAGTTTTGTATTCCCGCAACGGAACAAGCGAGGTGCGCACCCTCATCACCAAGGAGTCGCGTTTGGTCATCAAGAATCTGCAACCAGGCGCTGGTTACGAGCTCAAGGTCTTTGCCGTTAGTCACGAGCTGCGAAGCGAACCACACGCTTACTTCCAAGCAGTCT TTCCCAATCCGCCACGCAACATGACAATTGAAACTGTGCGCAGCAATTCGGTGCTTGTGCATTGGTCACCACCGGAAAGTGGCGAATTCACCGAATATTCCATACGCTATCGCACCGACAGTGAACAGCAGTGGGTGCGTTTGCCTAGCGTACGCTCCACCGAAGCCGACATCACTGACATGACCAAGGGCGAGAAATACACCATTCAAGTGAACACCGTCAGCTTTGGCGTCGAAAGTCCCAATCCCCAGGAGGTCAACACCACAGTGCCGCCAAATCCCGTCTCGAACATTATTCAGCTGGTTGACTCGCGCAACATTACGCTGGAGTGGCCCAAACCCGAGGGTCGCGTCGAGTCCTACATCCTCAAGTGGTGGCCCAGCGACAATCCCAGTCGTGCACAGACCAAAAACGTTTCGGAAAACAAGTCGG CGGACGATCTGTCGACGGTGCGCGTTCTCATTGGCGACCTGATGCCCGGACTGCAGTACAAGTTCGACATTCAGACGACATCCTACGGCATACTGTCGGGCATTACAAGCCTTTATCCCCGCACCATGCCGCTTATACAATCCGATGTGGTAGTGGCCAATGGCGAGAAGGAAGACGAACGGGATACAATCACACTGAGCTATACACCGACGCCCCAGTCGTCATCGAAGTTCGACATCTATCGCTTCTCGCTGGGCGATGCCGAGATCAAGGACAAGGAGAAGCTGGCCAATGACACCGATCGCAAGGTGACATTCACCGGTTTGGTCCCGGGACGTCTGTACAACATCACCGTGTGGACGGTGAGCGGTGGCGTCGCCAGTTTGCCCATTCAACGACAGGATCGTCTCTATCCCGAACCGATTACACAACTGCATGCGACAAATATTACGGATACGGAAATCTCGTTGCGTTGGGATCTGCCCAAGGGCGAGTACAATGACTTTGACATTGCCTATCTGACGGCCGATAACCTCCTGGCCCAGAACATGACCACTCGCAACGAGATCACAATCAACGAGCTGCGACCCCATCGCAATTACACCTTCACCGTTGTGGTGCGCTCCGGTACAGAGTCATCGGTACTGCGCAGCAGTGCACCGCTCTCGGCGAGCTTTACGACCAACGAGGCGGTGCCGGGACGCGTGGAACGCTTCCATCCCATGGACGTGCAACCGAGTGAGATTAACTTTGAGTGGTCGTTGCCATCGAGCGAAGCGAACGGTGTCATAAGGCAATTCTCCATAGCCTACAGCAATGTGAATAACGCCAGCGATGCGGGCGCCCAGGACTTTGATTCCGAGGAGTCGTTCGGTGTGATCAAGAACCTCAAGCCGGGCGAGACGTATGTGTTCAAGATACAAGCGAAGACTGCCATTGGCTATGGACCGGAGCGTGAGTACAAGCAAACGATGCCGATATTGGCGCCACCTCGACCAGCCACTCAGGTGGTTCCGACTGAGGTGTATCGCAGCTCGTCAACCATACAGATCCGCTTCCGCAAGAACTATTTCTCCGATCAGAATGGTCAGGTGCGCATGTACACGATCATTGTGGCCGAGGATGATGCTAAGAACGCGTCCGGATTGGAGATGCCCAGCTGGCTGGATGTGCAATCGTATAGCGTTTGGTTGCCGTACCAGGCCATCGATCCGTATTATCCATTCGAGAATCGTTCAGTCGAGGACTTTACCATTGGCACCGAGAACTGTGACAATCACAAGCTCGGCTATTGCAATGGTCCGCTCAAATCGGGCACCACATATCGGGTGAAAGTGCGCGCTTTCACCGGTCCCGACAAGTTCACGGACACCGCTTACAGTTTCCCCATACAGACAG ATCAAGACAACACGTCGCTAATTGTGGCTATCACGGTGCCGTTGACCATCATCTTGGTGCTGCTGGTCACACTGATGTTCTACAAGCGTCGGCGAAACAATTGCCGCAAGACGACCAAGGATTCGCGTGCCAACGACAATTTGTCGCTGCCCGACAGTGTCATCGAACAGAATCGCCCCATTTTGATCAAGAACTTTGCCGAACATTATCGCCTAATGTCCGCCGATTCGGACTTTCGCTTCAGCGAGGAGTTCGAGGAACTGAAGCATGTGGGTCGGGATCAACCTTGCACATTCGCTGATCTACCCTGCAATCGTCCGAAGAATCGTTTCACCAACATTCTACCCTACGATCATTCGCGCTTTAAACTGCAACCGGTTGATGATGACGAGGGCTCTGACTACATCAATGCCAACTATGTGCCCGGCCATAATTCGCCACGCGAATTCATTGTCACCCAGGGACCTTTGCACTCCACACGCGACGACTTCTGGCGCATGTGCTGGGAGAGCAACTCGCGTGCCATTGTCATGCTGACGCGCTGCTTCGAGAAGGGACGCGAGAAGTGCGATCAGTATTGGCCCAACGATACGGTGCCCGTCTTCTATGGCGACATCAAGGTGCAGATACTCAACGACAGTCATTACGCCGACTGGGTGATGACCGAGTTCATGTTGTGTCGG GGCAGTGAACAGCGCATCCTGCGACACTTCCACTTCATCACCTGGCCGGACTTTGGAGTGCCAAATCCGCCGCAGACGCTGGTGAGATTTGTGCGCGCGTTCCGGGATCGCATCGGTGCCGAGCAGCGTCCGATACTGGTGCACTGCAGCGCTGGCGTTGGCAGATCGGGCACCTTCATCACCCTCGATCGCATACTGCAGCAGATCAATACGTCCGACTACGTGGACATCTTTGGCATCGTTTATGCCATGCGCAAAG AGCGCGTTTGGATGGTGCAAACCGAGCAGCAGTATATCTGCATACATCAGTGCCTGCTGGCGGTGCTCGAGGGCAAGGAGAACATCGTGGGACCCGCCCGTGTCATGGAAGACAACGAGGGCTTCGAAG ATGACGAGGGCATCGCGGAATCGGGCATGTAA